The DNA segment CGACCTCACCATGACCCGCGCGCTGTCCCGCTCCCTGGCCCTGATCGACGTACAAGTTCTTGACCATTTCATCGTCGCAGGTAGTAACATCCACTCCTTCGCCGAACACGGCCAGCTGTGATGCAAGATGCGATGCGTGTTGTGATGCGCACCGCACGGATGCACACCCCTGAACGGTAAACGAGAGAAGGCATTGATTCACCAGTGCTTTCCAGTCTATAATGCTCGTTTGCTGAAGTCTCAACCGCTGCAGTCCGGGCCAGCGCGCCTTTTGTTGATCTGTTGCGAACATTGTCCACGTAGAAGAGTTAGGAGTGCTTCATGGCACGCGTCTGTCAAGTGACCGGGAAAGCGCCGATGGTCGGCAACAACGTTTCCCACGCAAACAACAAGACCAAGCGTCGTTTTCTGCCCAACCTGCAGAATCGTCGTTTCTTTGTTGAATCGGAAAACCGCTGGGTGAGCCTGCGCGTCTCGAACGCCGGCCTGCGCCTGATCGACAAGAAAGGCATCGACACCGTGCTCGTGGATCTGCGCGCACGTGGCGAAGTCTAATTAGGAGCACATCATGGCCAGCAAGGGCGGACGCGATAAAATCAAGTTGGAGTCGACTGCAGGTACGGGTCACTTCTACACGACCACCAAGAACAAGCGCACGATGCCGGAAAAGATGGAGATCATGAAGTTCGATCCCGTCGCCCGCAAGCACGTGTCGTACAAGGAAACCAAGATCAAGTAATTGATCCTGTCTTCCGCATGCCGATCGCGCGGCATGTCTGTAGAAACCCCGCTCACGCGGGGTTTTTGCTTTTTCGGGCAGCATACGCCGCATTGCGTAGCCAACGCCTCTCACCCCCGGCTTGCGCATGGCTTGCCTGCCCACGCAAGGCCGCTGGCGGTGTACACTTTCCAGCTTTCCTGCCTCCCGACCGCGTGCCGCGCGCGTCTCTCGCACCATGAACTTCGATGTCGCCATTGTCGGCAGCGGACTGGCCGGTCTGACGGTCGCGCTGCAACTGGCCGACACCCATCGGGTTGTCATCATTTGCAAACGTGCCATGACGCAAGGCGCCAGCGACTGGGCCCAGGGCGGCATTGCCGCGGTCCTGGACTCAGGCGACAGCCACGATGAGCACACGCAGGACACCCTGGTGGCAGGCGCCGGCCTTTGCGATGACAGCGCCACGCGCTATATCGTCGAGCACGGGCGCGAAGCGATCCAGTGGCTGATCGACCGCGGCGTGCCGTTCACCCGCGATGACCAGGCAGAACTCGGCTACCACCTCACGCGGGAAGGCGGCCATAGCCGTCGGCGCATCATCCACGCGGCGGACGCTACTGGCCATGCTGTCGTGTCCACGTTGAGCGAGCAGGCGCGCCAGCATCTCAATATCACGATCATCGAGGACCACTTCGCGGTGGACCTGATCACTTCGCGCAAGCTTGGCCTGCCGGGCAACCGTTGTTACGGCCTCTACGTGCTGGACGATGCCAGTGGCGAAGTGCAGACCATTACCGCCACCCACACCGTGCTGGCGACTGGCGGCGCGGGCAAGGTCTATCTCTACACCACCAACCCCGACACCGCCACCGGCGACGGCATCGCCATGGCCTGGCGCGCAGGCTGCCGGGTGTCGAACATGGAGTTCATCCAGTTCCACCCGACCTGCCTGTATCACCCCTACGCCAAGTCTTTCCTGATTTCGGAAGCGGTACGCGGCGAAGGCGGCCTGCTGAAGCTGCCCGACGGCACCCGCTTCATGCCGGAGCATGACGAACGCGCCGAACTGGCGCCGCGCGACGTGGTGGCGCGCGCGATCGACTTCGAGATGAAAAAGCGCGGCCTGGACTACGTGCACCTGGACATCAGCCACCAGCCCGAATCCTTCCTGCGCGAGCACTTCCCGACCATTCACGCACGGTGCCTGGAACTTGGCATCGATATCGCCCGCGAGCCTATCCCGGTGGTACCGGCGGCGCACTATACCTGCGGCGGCGTGGTCACCGACACCGCGGGCCGCACCGATCTGGCCAATCTCTACGCCGTGGGCGAGACCGGCTGCACGGGCCTGCACGGCGCCAACCGCCTGGCCTCCAATTCGCTGCTCGAATGCATGGTGATCGGGCGCGCGGCAGCCCTCGACATCGCCGGACAGGACAAGGCCGGCCAACCCGACATC comes from the Cupriavidus basilensis genome and includes:
- the rpmG gene encoding 50S ribosomal protein L33 — translated: MASKGGRDKIKLESTAGTGHFYTTTKNKRTMPEKMEIMKFDPVARKHVSYKETKIK
- the nadB gene encoding L-aspartate oxidase gives rise to the protein MNFDVAIVGSGLAGLTVALQLADTHRVVIICKRAMTQGASDWAQGGIAAVLDSGDSHDEHTQDTLVAGAGLCDDSATRYIVEHGREAIQWLIDRGVPFTRDDQAELGYHLTREGGHSRRRIIHAADATGHAVVSTLSEQARQHLNITIIEDHFAVDLITSRKLGLPGNRCYGLYVLDDASGEVQTITATHTVLATGGAGKVYLYTTNPDTATGDGIAMAWRAGCRVSNMEFIQFHPTCLYHPYAKSFLISEAVRGEGGLLKLPDGTRFMPEHDERAELAPRDVVARAIDFEMKKRGLDYVHLDISHQPESFLREHFPTIHARCLELGIDIAREPIPVVPAAHYTCGGVVTDTAGRTDLANLYAVGETGCTGLHGANRLASNSLLECMVIGRAAALDIAGQDKAGQPDIALPQWDESRVADADEEVVVSHNWDELRRMMWNYVGIVRTSKRLERAQHRITLLREEIAEYYANFRVTRDLLELRNLVEVASLIVDSAYSRHESRGLHFSRDYPETLPKALPTVMQPVFKRDRAK
- the rpmB gene encoding 50S ribosomal protein L28, whose product is MARVCQVTGKAPMVGNNVSHANNKTKRRFLPNLQNRRFFVESENRWVSLRVSNAGLRLIDKKGIDTVLVDLRARGEV